The DNA region catactggcaacctctgtgcttctggataaTGCTCTAGTGCGTtctgagagaaggaaaggaggggggaaatgacAGGACCCTAGTTTCTCAGTTGAAGTGGTGGAGTTTCTTCGATGTGGGAAACGGGACGGAGCAGCAGGTTGAGGATGAGGGAGGACATCATCAGCTTAATTCAGAAAGGAGAGGGCCTGAGGGAGGGAGTTCCAGAAGAGAATCAACCATCAGGAGGCTGGTGTGGAGCCTAGATCTGGGGAGAGAGTTTAGACTGAAGGTAGTGATTGGTGGGTCATTGTGGAAGCCATGGACTGAGGACTGATTCCTCAAAGGTACAATTAAGAGTTGGGGCTGGAGATACTCCAAAGAAGGCACCATCAGAGACATAACTTGGGAACCAGACAAAACAGAGGGTATGGTCCACGGGGCTGGGGGTGAGTTTGGCTcttatgttttctctgaatgaaGGCGTGTGGCTCAACACCCACTGACCTGActtcatctctctgtgtccacatcaGTGTGTATCCCTCAGAAGCCCCCAAGGAACTTGTTATCCCTTTGATCCAGAAAGGCCCTCGaaagcagccaccagcccaggcCCCTGGCCCATCTGTGGTGGATGGGGTGCTGTCCCAGGCTGTAAAGGAGCTCATTGAGGGTGAGTGATCCCCTTTTCCTTGCCATAGTGAAGGAAGAACAGGAGAAAAGTGGAAGGATATGGTGGGACCTCATTGCTCCCTCCCATTCTTCCTTAGAATCCAAGAAATctgtggaggagagagaaaatgcgGGTGTCGACCCCACGCTCGCTATCCCCATGATCCAGAAAAGATGCATCCCCAACGAGGAAGAGGCAGACAGCGAGCCCCTGGCTGAGACAGTGAGctagcccctcctccctcctctgccccagtCTCTTCCCTATCTGCCAGGCTTGCCTCCCTGCCCAGAGCAGGGAAAGTCTCTGTGTGTACTAGAGGCCTGCCGCCTATCCCATCCTCCTTCCATACTTTGGAGTATTTGAGGAACACCAAGGAGACAGATGTAACTGGAGTGGAATGAGCGAAGAGGAGGGGTAGTAGATGAAGTCGGAAGTGGGAGCTAAACCAGGCAGGGCCTTTTGGGCCATGGTAAGGACTTTGGACTTTATTCTGAATGAGATGAGAACCATGACAGGGCTCTGAGCAGAGAAGGGACAAGACTTAGGATTTGACAGGATTTCTCTGACACCTGTGAGCAGAATAGACTAGTAAGCAGACATGAAAAGCAAGGAGACTAGTAGTCCAGGCTAGAGATGATGGAGGCTGAGGCCAGAGTGGTAAAAGTGAGACCTGGAAGGACAAGTAGGGTTTAGTGAGAAAGGGAAGAGCAGGGTGAGTGCTCCTAATGGCAACAACAACCCAGACAGTGGCATGGTGGGAGAAAATTCATGTGGTATATGTTTGACAGGGAGGCAACTTATGGTGTGTCTGGAGTGAGTATAAAGATTGAGGGAGTGATGATGGGAGGTGAGAACATGAGAGGTGAGGGTTGTGTCTACAGATGTGACCAAGTCTGTCTCATACCCATGGACCCACTTTTAACCTCttcattcacatttttttttgtagtgctTCTTTGGAGCCTAGTTTTCCTTCAGACCCAGACCACCATTTCTTTTGACGGAACAGTTCTTATAAGCTTTCAGACATCctctgatttctttcattttaaaaaaggaaggccctggccggttggctcagtggtagagcgtcggcctggcgtgcagaagtcccgggttcgattcccggccagggcacacaggagaagcgcccatctgcttctccacccctccccctctccttcctctctgtctctctcttcccctcccgcagctgaggctccattggagcaaagatggcccgggcgctggggatggctccttggcctctgccccaggcgctaaagtggctctggtcgcaacagggtgacgccccggaggggcagagcatcgccccctggtgggcagagtgccgggtggatcccggtcaggcacatgcgagagtctgtctgaatgtctctccccgtttccagcttcagaaaaatacaaaaaaaataaaaaataaaaaaaataaaaataaaaaaggaaaaaggcttTCACCTCACTTGCGTCCTCTTCTAGCTTTGGCCTCAttttccctcttcttgttgctttcctTCCACATCTCAGCTGATCACAGTTCCATCCATTCTTTCTCTCACTCAGACTAAAAACCTGATCTTCATCTTCCACTCCCCATATTATTTCATACCCCAAATATAATCTGTCAGCAGAATCCTAGCTCCCTTTTCAAAACATATCTGTATAGCATCTGACCACTTTTCCCCATCACCATTACCAGCATGCTGGTCTGAACCACTAGCATTTCCCATCTGAACTATTACAATTACTTATTCACTAGTCCCCCTTGTGGCTGCTACCGTCTTGTGACTCCCGCCCAGCTCTCctaattaatttctttcttttttttttttttttttgtatttttctgaagctggaaacggggagagacagtcagacagactcccgcatgcgcccgaacgggatccacccggcacgcccaccaggggcgacgctctgccgcgaccagagccactctagcgcctggggcagaggctaaggagccatccccagcgcccgggccatccttgctcaaATGGCGcctcggctgtggaaggggaagagagagacagagaggaaggagagggggaggggtggagaagcagatgggcgcttctcctgtgtgccctggccgggaattgaacccgggacccctgcacgccaggccgacgctctaccactgagccaaccggccagggccagcctaaTTAATTTCTTATCACTCCTCTGCCTTCACATGTATGTTTCAGTTTGGTTGACTTTCATGATGCTTTTCACACATACCAGGTCTTATTCTGCTTCAGGGCCTGTGCTCTTAACTGTCCTCTCTGTTTGAAACACTTTTCCTTCCCGTATCCTCATGGCTTCCTGTAATCTTCTTGTGATGTTTCCTCAAAATATCAACTCAGTGACTGCCTGgcttgtgatggcacagtggatggagcatcgacctggagcgctgagTTCACTGGTTGGAGACCTCAGGcctgcccgatcaaggcacatatgagaagcaactatgagttgatgcatcccGTTCCTCCCCCCatgcctttctcctttctctctctctttctctctcctctctctaaaatcaataaataaaattttgcctgaccaggtggtggcgcagtggatagagcgtcagactggtatgaggaaggacccaggttcgagaccccgaagtcgccagcttgagcgcgggctcatctggcttgagcaaaaaaaagctcaccagcttggacccaaggttgctggctcgagcaaggggtcactcgatctgctgaaggcccatccgtggtcaaggcacatatgagaaagcaatcaataaacaactaaggagtcccaataaaaaactgatgattgatgcttctcatctctcttcattcctgtctgtctgtccctatctatccctctctctgactctctctctgaccctgtaaataaataaataaataaataaataaaatcttaaaatatatatatcaactcAGTGACACTCCCTTCTTCATCTTTCTCATCTCCTTAAGCCTTTGAagagtatgaacattcatgtacgtcctcactcaaagggttaacaaaaaaactcactactcaaagggttaacctgTTTTATTTGAGTTCATATAACTTGTCACCACCTTACATACCATGTTTTATGTGTTTATTCTGTGTCCTACACTGGAAGTAAGCTCCCCAAGGGCAAGAGTTTTTGTCTGTTCTGCTTATTGCTttatccccagcacctagaacagtacctggcactgAATAGgtggtttataaatatttgctgaaggaGTAAAGTGAAGTGAAGGATGGAAAAAGGAAAGCAGAAGTTTCCCTTGAGCTGACTGGAAAGCACTGAGGGTCACCCAGTAGGTGACAGCAAGTGCCCTTCAGAGGTCCTACTGTAAGCAGCGTCTGACTGTCCTTCTTCCACCTGCATCCATAGGTGCCCGAGGACGCTGATTACGAGGCAGTCCCTGTGGAGGCCTATGGGCTGGCCATGTTGCGGGGCATGGGCTGGAAACCTGGCCAGGGCATTGGCCGCACCTTCAGTCAGTGAGTTCTGGGGTACGGCCATGGGGACAACAGACAGGGCAGTGAACAAGCCCCCTGTGGTTACCGCCCACCCACAGGAGGGGCACATTACCACCCTAACCACTTCGGTAGTCTCTTCCACTACTGTTTCAAAGTCCTGTTTGCCCTTTGAAACCCCATCATGGGATCCTATTTATGGAATGATTGCCTCCCTAGGCATCAGCTTCCATAGCTGAAAAATTGGAATAACAGACTTCCTAGGTCTGTTGTGAGAGTTAAGTGAAATTCTACATTTAAAGCACTCGTAGTAGGTCCTGGCCCCAAATAAGTATAGACTAGACGTTTGCTATAATCACACAGACTGACAGTCCCTTTTCTACAGTTCTAAACTCCACAAAGaattctgaaaaccaaaccaaacttTTTTCATAAACCCTTTGGCAGCCAAATGTGACCTGAACTGACTGTTTTATAGTGTGTTTCTCCTGCTTGGTGTGGATATTTTAAATGAGTTCCCCTGTAGAAATATTAGTGTATTTGGTTGTACTATATAGATCCTATGTATTGGATGGCATATGTAGCATGTTATTAGGTTGAACCAAATGAAATTTCCATCTCTACAGATCAAAAGCAGTCCTAATATGACATGGGGAAGTATATTCTTTTTATGGGGGGTGATATATTCTTGAACATATTGAAAAGATGAGATTTATGTAGGGGTTGGGGGGCATTGAACACCATTACATCCCCCAACACGTCCATATCCTGTGCTCCCTACAGAGTGGTGAAGCCCCGTGTCAACTCACTGAGGCCTAAAGGGTTAGGGCTGGGTGCCAACCTGACGGAGGTCCAAGCCCTGGCCCCCAGCGGCCCCCACCGCCTGCTGCGGCCAGGTGGGGAGCAAGAGAAGAGTAAGGAAGACCAGCCTCAAGGGCTGGCACCTGGAGGAGCTGTGGTGATTCTTTCTGGCCCTTACCGAGGCCTCTATGGGAAGGTAAGGAGCCAAGATGTGCCTGGAGTCCAAGACAGACAGCAGGAAAGACTGACATGAAggttgggaggggaggggcataaagagaaacaaatagaaggtgacggaggatgatttgactttgggtgatgggtatacagaaaaatcgactgtccaaatgatgtggagatgttttcactaaatctatgtgctctagttcagtggtccgcaacccccgggccatggaccggtaccggtccatgggccatttggtaccggtccgcagagaaagaataaataacttacattatttccgttttatttatatttaagtctgaacaatgttttatttttaaaaaatgaccagatttcctctgttacatccgtctaagactcactcttgacgcttgtctcctAAGTTcgacaattttatttaaaaataccacagtttttacgccggtcgcataattttgtgcatttatctgtcccaccctaaaggccagtccgtgaaaatattttctgacattaaaccagtccgtggcccaaaaaaggttggggaccactgctctagttgaccaatgtcaccctattaaatttaattatctaaataaaaataaataaaaatttttttaattgttttatttatttttttatacagagacagagaaagagtcagagagagggatagacggggacagacaggaacggagagatgagaagcatcaatcattagtttttcgttgcgtgttgcaacaccttagttgttcattgattgctttcttatatgtgccttgaccgcgggccttcagcagacaaagtaactccctgctggagccagcgaccttgggctcaagctggtgagcttttgctcaaaccagatgagcccgcgctcaagctggcaacctcggggtctcgaacccgggttctccacatcccagtccgacgctctatccactgcgccacctcctggtcaggctaaataaattttttaaaaaaataaaaataattgggtTTGGGATAGAAAGGCTGGAAGTCCTTGTCATTTAGGCCTGTCCAGCTCATTGCCTCATTTAGTCACTCAGGACCACTTGCCgggcttttctgagcctcagtttctaactaaaggaaagaaaataccgTATGCTACAAGTCCCTGAGGATTAAATGCTTAAAATCTGTCCAGTCCCACTGTCTGATGGGGGAGACACAGgcaccagccccagtcccagacTCAGGGTTCAGAGTCAGCTGGGGAGAAACACAGCGACCAAGCCTGGTCCCCACTCTCGGAGGTCACAGTCTGCTGGGGAAAACATAGGGGTCAGACcgattagagcagcggttctcaacctgtgggtcgcgaccccagcggggtcgcctacagccatcagaaaatacataatgcgtatcaggtatttacattccgaatcataactgtagcaaaattacagttatgaagtagccaccagaattattttttggtttggggtcactgcaacatgaggaactgtattgcggggtcacggcattagaagaaaggttgagaaccactggattagaggTAAGGGTGGGCAGCTTGGTCCTAGAAATGTGGGCCAAGTCTGCTCAGTGTCTGCCTAACTTCTTCCTCCCAACGCTTTAGGTAGAAGGCCTCGATCCTGACAACGTTCGGGCCATGGTTCGCTTGGCCACGGAGAACCGCATGGTGACTGTCAGTGAGTACTGTCTGCGGCCTGTCTCCCAGCAGGAGTTTGACAAGAACTCGAGTCTCAGTGAGTGATCCTCTTGCCTCGCTGGGGGAGTGGAGAAGTGTTCCTGGGGGTAGTAGGGCCTGTCTTCGGCCGGGGGCGTTAGATCCCCAGGGAGGAGGGACAGCGGCCTCCCTGGCAGGTGTGCCTGGTCAGAAGTCAGGAGGTGAAAATGGAGATAGTGATTTATTCAGTTTGCTTGCAGAAGGGTTGATCTAGTAACCCTAAGTCTTCAGCctctctgaaagagaagaatcaggtGTGGAATCCAGTTTCTGCCCTTGGGAGGTCTTTGTCTAGCTGGGCGATGAACCTCTGGTTTGCTAGAGAGTGAGAGCAGCTAGGACTAAGGCCTGGCGGGGGGAAGGCACGTAGGCATGCCAATGGAACGGGCTAGTGTGGCAGATGGGAGGCGGGGGCCACAGAACTCTCCGTGACTCCTAGCCCACATTAGGCAGTTGACTCAGGTAGGCACTGTCAGCACAGGCTGCGATTGCTGAgaaaggcttcctgaaggaggccgagacaggtgagaggaaggggagagcatTCTAGTAGTCCAGGCAAAGGCATGGTGGTAAAAGGGGACACTTTGGCGGCTGAGAGGTAGCCTGAGGCTGGGGTATGGCCTGGGAGGAAAGAGGGTGAGTCACTGAAGCTTGCCTGGTTCTCCCCATACCCCCTTGAACAGGCCAGGTGAGCAAAACTTCTCCAGGGCAACGGAATGAAACAGCCTCATCATGGAAGGTCTTCCGGGATCAGGACCTCCCTACCCAGCAGGGAGTGGAAGAGAGGAAGCGGAAACAACTTCCTGACAGGTGGAGCCCTGGGAATCTGAGATGGTAAAAAAAGATAGGTGTTTGGGGAAGCTACAGCAGTCAGAGAAGGCTTCCAGGGCAAGGCAGGTGCACAGAAGGAACTAGAAACGGTAGTACGGGTGGGTTTTATAGCATCGGCCAAGGTGGGACGACTGGAATGCACGTCTGACTAAACCTGGTGTCTGCCCCATCTCCACAGAGAAGACGGGCCTGTATCCAAGAGTAAGAAAGCCTCCAGGAGTCAGCACTGGCTGCACAGGGACCTGCGTGTGCGGTTTGTGGACAGATTGCACAAGGGCGGGCAGTATTACAATACCAAGGTGGGAACCCCGTTCTCTAGGTCCCCTACCTCCCCCAGAGACTGGACCTCCTTTACTCTAGCATTTGCACGCCCCCTGACCCTCTCCCCAGATGACCATCGAAGATGTCGTCAGCCCAGATACTTGTGTGTGTCGAACAGATGAAGGCCAGGTCCTGGAAGGTGAGTCTGAAGGATGGCCACGGGATCATTACCATCCAGGAGGCTGATCAAGAAGGCAGACTAGGAGGTTCGTCAGAGTTAAGGTTTTTTGCAAGGCCCAGCATCCTCTAATACATTAGATACTTATCTGGGCCTCACTTTCCACTTAGGCAAAGTTGGCACGGAAATGACTTGTTTCTCCCTATCGTGGCCGGAGCCCGATAGAGGTCTGCATGAGCTCCCCGTGCAGGGCAGGGCTTACCACAGGAACACGATAAGCAGTGTCTGTTATCCCCGCCAACCATTATCGTTGTATGTAAATGCTCCCTTTAGTACAGCTATTTCTAGGAACGGCTCCTTAGgattcctcatttgtgaaatgggtGTGGTAAGACTCctgtcaagccctggccggttggctcaacagtagagcgtcggcctggcgtgcgggggacccgggttcgattcccagccagggcacataggagaagcgcccatttgcttctccacccccccatccttcctctctgtctctctcttcccctcctgcagccaaggctccattggaggaaagatggcccgggcgctggggatggctccttggcctctggcccaggcgctagagtggctctggtcgtggcagagcgacgccccggaggggcagagcatcgccccctggtgggcagagcgttgcccctggtgggcgtgccgggtggatcccggtcaggcgcatgcgggagtctgtctgactgtctctccccatttccagcttcagaaaaataaaaaaaaataaaaaagactcctGTCAACAGGGTACACAGTAGctccagggaacacaggaagggCCTTTCTAACAGGACCCTAGTTGGGCTGAACCTCGGCTGCAGACCTCACTCCCCTCTCTGCAGGAGTCAGGGAAGACATGCTGGAGACGCTCATCCCCAGGGGCCAGGGCAACCGCGTGATGGTGGTACTGGGGCCACAGGCTGGAAGGGTGAGTTCTAGACCTGGGAATTCAGGATGGGAGCATGCAAGGAAAGTCTCGGGGTCTGGCTTGAGCTAGCTGACTCCAACTGTCCCTATTCTAGGTAGGCCATCTGCTGGACTGGGACAGAGAGCAGAGCCAGGCCGTAGTTCAGCTGCGGAGAGAGGATCGGCTGGTGGAGCTTCACTATGATGCTGTCTGCGAGTACACGGGCCCCAGTGACTCTGACGAAGACTGACCCATGGACCCGTTCTGTTACCAGTTCTGTACAGTGTGAAAAGGCCACCTTTGTGAAGGGGGGAGGTGATTGTTCTGTCCGGCACTTGCAGTGCCGacctgggacagggacagggcacAAAATGAATAGACCAGAAGGCAAGCTGGAAACAAATCTAGTATTTACCAGCATAGTAGGAAATAAAAACCATTTCAAATACTTAGTAAAATGAAGGCTCATAAATGGTGTGCTGAGCTGTGTGTGGAGGTAGGAGCCACGCTGAGGTGGGAACCTTCTCATTTGTCAGCCTCACCCCCTGCCTGTGCTGCCAGGCAATTTCAAGGGTCCATTTGCTCATGATCTCACTCTCGGAACACGGAAGTTACGGAATCTGTCCCCTAAGCAGACGCTAGGAAGTCTGGAACACCACGTCTCTGGACAGTTTCCTGAACAAGAATCGTAGCAGTGGCTCTGCTTCTAGTCTTGTTTCATAGCAGATGCCCAGAGGATATCTTGAGCCAGTGATGGGAGTCAAGAGGCAGGGAGGTCTCTACCCACGAATGGGATGCGTTAGCACTACTTTCCTGAGGAGCcagttaattttctgttttgaattttctttaagcTAATGAGAGCGAGAGAacgggggaggagtaggaagcatcaactcattgcttctAGTaggtgccttggccaggcaagcccaggatttcgaactagcgacctcagcgttaTAAGTCTAcgtcaggggttcccaaactttttacacagggggccagttcactgtccctcagaccgttggagggccggactataaaaaaaaaactgaacaaatccctatgcacactgcacatatcttattttaaagtaaaaaaacaaaacgggaacaaatacaatatttaaaataaagaacaagtaaatttaaatcaacaaactgaccagtatttcaacgggaactatgggcctacttttggctaatgagattgtCAATGTCCAGTtcatttgtcactgctagccgtaacaagtgtaAGAcatgcttccagagctgtgaagcgtgcatcccgcgtcaccggaagtagtactactgtatgtgagcaaggctgcgctttgtggcgccgccacatacagtactccagtactGCatccacatacagtgctcctctcactgaccaccagtgaaagaggtgccccttctggaagtgcagcgggggccggataaatggcctcagggggccgcatgcggcccacaggccgtagtttggggacccctggtctacgttttatccgctgcgccaccacaggtcaggcagagcaaGTTAATTTTGTGcgccccggccctggctggttggctcagtggtagagcgtcggcctggcatgtggaagtcctgggtttgattcctggttagggcacacagaagaagcatccatctactctactcttcacccctctcctttctatgtctcttcccctcccacaaccaaggttccattggagcaaagttggcccgggcactgaggatggctccatggcttccgcctcaggcgctaaaatggctcccattgcaacagagcaacgccccagatgggcagagcatcgccccctagtgggcatgccaggtggatcccggttgggcacatgtgggagactgcctccctgcttctcacttcagaaaaatacaaaataaataaataaataattttgtgggCCCTATTTTAGCCCCAAAACTTTGGCTTGAAGATAAAAAGTTTGTCTGCCTCAGGTAGAATTTCTCTGGTTGCTCCAGGTAACTGGGTTCTCCAAAAGGTTGTCAGAAATTCCATACAGAATCAATGAGGGAAGCCAGAGCTTTAAGCACAGTTGTTTCTATATCATTCTCAGTCTCTAAGTTGTTAATGTAATAAGTAGGATTTGAGTTAGATCTAGGCCCCTGGCATAAAGTCCTGATAGCTCAGAATATGGCCCAGTGCTGGAGAATTTAAACTTACTCCTAGACAGGATAGTGAAGGTGAGCTGCTGTCTCCACTGCCAAGCAGAGGCAGATTGCTGTTTACAGCCAAAA from Saccopteryx leptura isolate mSacLep1 chromosome X, mSacLep1_pri_phased_curated, whole genome shotgun sequence includes:
- the GPKOW gene encoding G-patch domain and KOW motifs-containing protein yields the protein MADREESVLRPAGPSTAPVSFSFSRTAARRRLADRGDDLDAVPEEKDFLKTVEGRKLQSVYPSEAPKELVIPLIQKGPRKQPPAQAPGPSVVDGVLSQAVKELIEESKKSVEERENAGVDPTLAIPMIQKRCIPNEEEADSEPLAETVPEDADYEAVPVEAYGLAMLRGMGWKPGQGIGRTFSQVVKPRVNSLRPKGLGLGANLTEVQALAPSGPHRLLRPGGEQEKSKEDQPQGLAPGGAVVILSGPYRGLYGKVEGLDPDNVRAMVRLATENRMVTVSEYCLRPVSQQEFDKNSSLSQVSKTSPGQRNETASSWKVFRDQDLPTQQGVEERKRKQLPDREDGPVSKSKKASRSQHWLHRDLRVRFVDRLHKGGQYYNTKMTIEDVVSPDTCVCRTDEGQVLEGVREDMLETLIPRGQGNRVMVVLGPQAGRVGHLLDWDREQSQAVVQLRREDRLVELHYDAVCEYTGPSDSDED